The Saccharomyces paradoxus chromosome VIII, complete sequence genome has a window encoding:
- the KOG1 gene encoding ubiquitin-binding TORC1 subunit KOG1 (Subunit of TORC1~similar to YHR186C) translates to MPEIYGPQPLKPLNTVMRHGFEEQYQSDQLLQSLANDFIFYFDDKRHRTNGNPIPEEDKQRDVNRYYQPITDWKIMKDRQKTVSAALLLCLNLGVDPPDVMKTHPCARVEAWVDPLNFQDSKKAIEQIGKNLQAQYETLSLRTRYKQSLDPCVEDVKRFCNSLRRTSKEDRILFHYNGHGVPKPTKSGEIWVFNRGYTQYIPVSLYDLQTWLGAPCIFVYDCNSAENILINFQKFVQKRIRDDEEGNHDVAAPSPTSAYQDCFQLASCTSDELLLMSPELPADLFSCCLTCPIEISIRIFLMQSPLKDSKYKIFFENATSKQPFGDSRNSFKSKIPNVNIPGMLSDRRTPLGELNWIFTAITDTIAWTSLPRPLFKKLFRHDLMIAALFRNFLLAKRIMPWYNCHPVSDPELPDSITTHPMWKSWDLAMDEVLTKIVTDLKNAPPATALESQMILQQQETLQNSGSSKSNAQDTKAGSIQTQSRFAVANLSTMSLVNNPALQSRKSISLQSSQQQLQQQQQQQQQQQFTGFFEQNLTAFELWLKYASNVRHPPEQLPIVLQVLLSQVHRIRALVLLSRFLDLGPWAVYLSLSIGIFPYVLKLLQSPAPELKPILVFIWARIMSIDYKNTQSELIKEKGYMYFITVLVPDWGVNGVSTVNGSAMINGGNPLTMTASQNINGPSSRYYDRQQGNRTSNFGHNNLPFYHSNDTTDEQKAMAVFVLASFVRNFPLGQKNCFSLELVNKLCFYIENSEIPLLRQWCVILLGLLFADNPLDRFVCMNTGAVEILLKSLKDPVPEVRTASIFALKHFISGFQDAEIILRLQQEFEEQYQQSHSQLQHLQNQSHLQQQQSQQQQQHLEQQQMKIEKQIRHCQVMQNQLEIIDLRKLKRQEIANLISILPLINDGSPLVRKELVVYFSHIVNRYSNFFIVVVFNDLLEEIKLLEKSDINTRNTSDKYSVSHGSIFYTVWKSLLILAEDPFLENKELSKQVIDYILLELSVHKELGGPFAVMEKFLLKRSSKANQSGKFGFNSSQVQFVKSSLRSFSPNERVDNNTPKKEQHQHDLKASHPIQTSLAKLFQSLGFSESYGGRDTQSSNASMKSHTSKKGPPGLYLLNGNNNLYPTAGTPRFRKHTGPLQLPLNSTFLDYSREYFQEPQMKKQESDEPGSVEYNARLWRRNRNETIIQETQGEKKLSIYGNWSKKLISLNNKSQPKLMKFTQFEDQLITADDRSTITVFDWGKGKTLSKFSNGTPFGTKVTDLKLINEDDSALLLTGSSDGVIKIYRDYQDVDTFKIVSAWRGLTDMLLTPRSTGLLTEWLQIRGSLLTTGDVKVIRVWDAHTETVEVDIPAKTSSLITSLTADQLAGNIFVAGFADGSLRVYDRRLDPRDSMIRRWRAGNEKQGVWINNVHLQRGGYRELVSGATNGVVELWDIRSEDPVESFVDQNVTSQYGSQQKPTTMTCMQVHEHAPIIATGTKQIKIWTTSGDLLNSFKNTHNNGVTSTLAATGIPTSLSYSSTSDAFLSSMAFHPHRMMIAATNSHDSVVNIYKCEDEKIDYF, encoded by the coding sequence ATGCCGGAGATTTATGGACCTCAACCATTAAAGCCACTCAATACGGTGATGAGACATGGGTTTGAAGAGCAATACCAAAGTGACCAACTTTTGCAATCACTCGCGAATGATTTCATATTCTACTTTGATGATAAACGGCACAGAACCAATGGGAACCCGATACCTGAAGAGGATAAACAACGGGATGTAAATCGTTATTACCAACCAATTACCGATTGGAAGATTATGAAAGATCGACAGAAGACAGTGAGTGCAGCCCTTTTATTATGCTTGAATTTAGGTGTCGATCCCCCTGATGTCATGAAGACACATCCCTGTGCCAGGGTTGAAGCATGGGTAGATCCATTGAATTTCCAAGACTCCAAGAAAGCCATAGAACAAATTGGTAAAAACTTACAAGCACAGTACGAAACCCTATCTTTGAGGACACGCTATAAACAAAGTTTGGATCCTTGTGTGGAGGATGTCAAACGGTTTTGCAACTCGCTGAGAAGAACTTCTAAGGAAGATAGGATTCTTTTCCACTACAATGGACATGGTGTGCCTAAGCCTACAAAATCAGGTGAAATTTGGGTTTTCAACAGAGGTTATACTCAATATATTCCGGTATCTTTGTACGACCTACAAACTTGGCTAGGTGCGCCATGTATATTTGTCTATGATTGCAATAGCGCTGAAAATATATTAATCAATTTTCAGAAGTTTGTACAAAAGAGGATCagagatgatgaagagggAAATCATGATGTTGCCGCACCATCTCCGACTTCAGCTTACCAAGATTGTTTCCAATTAGCCTCTTGCACATCGGATGAACTTTTACTTATGAGTCCGGAACTACCCGCCGATTTGTTTAGTTGTTGTCTCACCTGTCCAATAGAGATTAGCATCCGTATCTTTCTCATGCAGTCGCCCTTAAAAGATTCTAAATATAAGATTTTCTTCGAAAATGCTACTTCAAAGCAACCGTTTGGTGATAGTAGGAACTCGTTTAAGTCCAAAATACCCAACGTCAATATTCCCGGTATGTTGTCTGATAGAAGAACGCCATTGGGAGAGCTAAATTGGATTTTTACAGCTATAACGGATACCATCGCATGGACATCTCTCCCCCGAccacttttcaaaaaattatttagACATGATTTGATGATTGCTGCGCTttttagaaatttcttATTGGCCAAAAGAATAATGCCTTGGTACAATTGTCATCCCGTATCTGATCCAGAATTACCAGATAGTATAACCACGCATCCAATGTGGAAATCTTGGGATTTGGCTATGGATGAAGTGTTGACTAAAATAGTGACCGACCTGAAAAATGCCCCCCCTGCCACTGCCTTGGAGAGCCAGATGATCTTACAACAACAGGAAACCTTGCAGAATAGCGGTAGTTCTAAGTCAAATGCTCAAGATACGAAAGCCGGAAGCATACAAACACAATCGAGATTTGCCGTGGCCAACTTAAGCACAATGTCTCTAGTGAATAACCCAGCCCTCCAATCGAGAAAATCAATATCTTTACAAAGCTCACAACAACAATtacagcagcaacaacaacaacaacagcaacaacaattCACcggattttttgaacaaaatttGACTGCTTTTGAACTGTGGTTAAAATATGCCTCGAATGTGAGACATCCGCCTGAGCAGCTTCCCATCGTTTTGCAGGTCCTGCTTTCACAAGTACATCGTATACGCGCGTTAGTACTATTATCCAGGTTTTTAGATTTAGGTCCGTGGGCAGTCTACCTGTCACTTTCAATAGGTATCTTCCCTTACGTTTTAAAATTATTACAAAGTCCAGCACCAGAGCTGAAGCCCATTCTAGTTTTTATTTGGGCTCGTATTATGTCAATAGATTATAAAAATACGCAAAGTGAAttaatcaaagaaaagggcTATATGTATTTTATAACAGTGTTGGTACCTGATTGGGGAGTTAATGGTGTTTCGACTGTGAATGGCTCAGCCATGATAAACGGTGGGAATCCATTAACAATGACCGCATCGCAGAACATAAATGGTCCATCGTCAAGATATTATGATCGCCAGCAGGGCAATAGGACATCCAACTTTGGACATAATAATCTCCCATTTTATCATTCTAACGATACCACCGATGAACAGAAGGCTATGGCTGTCTTTGTTTTAGCGTCATTCGTTCgaaattttcctttgggGCAAAAGAATTGTTTTAGTTTGGAATTGGTCAACAAGTTGTGCTtttatattgaaaattcGGAGATACCTCTACTAAGACAGTGGTGTGTTATTTTGCTCGGTTTATTGTTTGCTGATAACCCCCTGGACAGGTTTGTATGTATGAATACTGGCGCTGttgaaatattattgaaatctttgaaagatcCCGTTCCTGAAGTTAGAACTGCATCCATATTTGCATTAAAACATTTTATATCTGGATTTCAAGACGCAGAGATAATTTTGAGATTGCAacaagaatttgaagaacagTATCAGCAGTCACACTCGCAATTACAGCACCTCCAAAACCAATCTCATctacaacaacagcagtcccaacagcagcagcagcatCTTGAGCAGCAGCAGatgaaaattgaaaagcAGATTCGTCATTGTCAAGTTATGCAAAATCAACTGGAAATTATCGATTTGAGGAAGTTGAAAAGACAGGAAATCGCCAACTTAATCTCAATCCTACCTTTAATTAATGACGGTTCACCATTAGTCCGTAAGGAGCTAGTCGTATATTTTTCACATATTGTGAATCGCTACTCgaacttttttattgtGGTTGTATTCAATGATTTGTTGGAGGAAATAAAACTGTTAGAAAAAAGTGATATCAATACTCGAAATACTTCTGATAAGTATTCAGTCAGTCATGGTTCAATTTTCTACACTGTTTGGAAGTCTCTCTTGATTCTAGCTGAAGATCCCTTTTTAGAGAATAAGGAACTATCCAAGCAGGTTATAGACTATATTTTGCTTGAATTAAGCGTTCATAAGGAACTTGGTGGCCCATTTGCAGttatggaaaaatttttgttgaaaagaagtTCTAAAGCTAACCAGTCTGGTAAATTTGGATTTAATTCTTCTCAAGTTCAATTTGTAAAAAGTTCTTTAAGATCGTTCTCGCCGAATGAGAGGGTAGATAATAATACACCCAAGAAAGAGCAACATCAACATGACCTAAAGGCATCTCATCCAATACAGACGTCTCTAGCTaaacttttccaaagtCTTGGTTTCAGTGAATCTTATGGTGGCCGTGATACTCAGTCATCAAATGCCTCCATGAAATCGCATACCTCAAAAAAGGGTCCCCCAGGCTTATATTTATTGAATGGTAATAATAATCTGTATCCTACAGCCGGAACTCCAAGGTTTCGTAAGCACACTGGACCCTTGCAATTACCATTAAATAGTACCTTTTTAGACTATTCACgtgaatattttcaagaaccacaaatgaaaaaacaAGAGTCAGATGAACCTGGCAGTGTTGAATATAATGCTAGGTTATGGAGACGTAACAGGAATGAAACAATTATACAAGAAACACAGGGAGAGAAAAAGTTATCGATATATGGAAATTGgtccaaaaaattgattagTCTAAACAACAAAAGTCAACCaaaattgatgaagttTACTCAGTTTGAAGATCAGCTCATTACTGCGGATGATAGAAGTACTATTACAGTGTTTGATTGGGGAAAGGGAAAGACATTGtccaaattttccaatGGTACTCCTTTTGGCACAAAAGTTACTGACCTGAAACTTATTAATGAGGATGACTCCGCTCTTTTATTGACAGGCTCGTCGGATGGTGTTATCAAAATATACAGAGACTATCAAGATGTTGAcactttcaaaattgtGTCAGCCTGGCGAGGCTTGACTGATATGCTGTTAACACCGAGATCCACAGGTTTACTAACTGAATGGTTACAAATAAGAGGTTCATTGCTGACCACTGGAGATGTCAAAGTTATTCGTGTCTGGGATGCGCATACAGAAACGGTTGAAGTGGACATTCCGGCAAAaacatcttctttaataaCGTCATTGACGGCTGATCAGCTAGCAGGTAATATCTTTGTAGCAGGATTTGCAGATGGCTCCCTGAGGGTATATGACCGCCGTCTGGATCCAAGAGATTCCATGATACGTCGCTGGAGAGCTGGAAATGAGAAGCAGGGTGTTTGGATCAACAACGTTCATTTGCAAAGGGGTGGTTACAGAGAATTGGTTAGTGGAGCTACCAATGGAGTCGTAGAGTTATGGGATATAAGGTCTGAAGATCCCGTGGAATCGTTTGTCGATCAAAACGTAACTTCTCAGTATGGTTCACAACAAAAACCAACGACAATGACGTGCATGCAGGTTCATGAGCATGCTCCGATCATTGCGACAGGGActaaacaaatcaaaatatgGACAACATCCGGAGATcttttaaattcttttaaaaacaCACATAACAATGGCGTAACGAGTACATTAGCCGCTACGGGAATCCCAACGTCTCTATCCTACTCTTCCACATCCGAtgcatttttatcttcGATGGCCTTTCATCCTCATAGGATGATGATTGCGGCCACCAACTCTCACGATTCTGTTGTAAATATCTACAAATGTGAAGATGAGAAGATCgattatttttga
- the IKI1 gene encoding Elongator subunit IKI1 (Subunit of hexameric RecA-like ATPase Elp456 Elongator subcomplex~similar to YHR187W) codes for MASSSHNPVILLKRILSLTENSPLILCLDSMAQTSYRLIQEFIHQSKSKGNEYPVVYISFETVNKPPYCTQFIDATQMDFVHLVKQIISYLPAATATQAKKHMVIIDSLNYISTEHITRFLSEIASPHCTMIATYHKDIKDENHTVIPGWNSNYPGKLTLLQFMATTILDIDVMLASALDSEEADELLNEFRIPRGLNNDIFQLRLVNKRKSGRSLEYDFMINSKAHEYELSLNTKHEEEDGGNGLETPEMLQGLTTFNLGTSNKQKLAKDQVALPFLEAQSFGQGGAIVYEYEKDDDYDEEDPYEDPF; via the coding sequence ATGGCCAGTTCATCGCATAACCCCGtaattcttttgaaaagaatcTTATCGCTCACAGAAAACTCCCCTTTGATTCTGTGCTTAGATTCGATGGCCCAGACATCATACAGGCTTATCCAAGAGTTCATTCACCAGAGTAAGAGTAAAGGCAATGAGTATCCAGTTGTGTACATTTCGTTCGAAACAGTGAATAAACCACCTTACTGCACGCAATTTATCGATGCTACACAGATGGATTTTGTACATTTAGTAAAACAGATTATATCATATTTGCCGGCTGCTACTGCCACGCAGGCGAAAAAACACATGGTCATTATCGATTCACTGAACTACATTTCTACAGAACACATAACAAGGTTTTTGTCCGAGATTGCGTCTCCTCACTGCACGATGATCGCGACTTATCATAAAGATatcaaagatgaaaatCATACAGTAATACCTGGCTGGAATAGTAATTATCCTGGTAAATTAACTTTACTGCAGTTTATGGCCACTACAATATTAGACATTGATGTGATGTTGGCAAGCGCTCTTGATAGTGAGGAGGCGGATGAATTGTTGAATGAATTTAGAATTCCTCGGGGCTTAAATAATGATATCTTTCAATTACGACTTGttaataaaagaaagtcTGGCAGGTCATTGGAATACGATTTCATGATAAATTCAAAGGCTCACGAATATGAATTGTCATTGAATACAAAGCATGAGGAGGAGGACGGTGGTAATGGACTGGAGACTCCAGAAATGTTGCAAGGATTGACTACGTTCAACCTAGGTACATCCAACAAGCAGAAGTTGGCCAAAGATCAAGTCGCATTGCCTTTTCTGGAGGCACAAAGCTTTGGACAGGGAGGCGCTATTGTTTATGAGTACGAAAAGGATGATGACTATGATGAGGAGGATCCATATGAGGATCCcttttaa
- the GPI16 gene encoding GPI-anchor transamidase subunit GPI16 (Subunit of the glycosylphosphatidylinositol transamidase complex~similar to YHR188C), with protein MTMIGTLVYFMLSTLLLGVVAEDTVSQISINDSLWYPYDETLVLKPLPNNDLLLSFTFQLQSEPFDPAVASISYDAYEHYTTFPRAIPPLLKSTATRQFHLRFTRGFWDALSWGQLPHAGKEAGASGVELWSQVQAIDQEHAFHNWKKLANSLSGLFCSSLNFIDESRTTFPRQSYISDIASPLFNDTEKLYLMRASLPNEPICTENLTPFIKLLPTRGNSGLTSLLDGHKLFDSLWNSISLDVSTICSGDEDALCHYEMEAHIEMVTHVPSTLARSERPIPKPLDGNTLRCDTDKPFDSYECFPLPEPSETRFKLSQLFARPINNGNLFANRPTKICAEVDRSTWTAFLSVDDTIFSTHDNCFDLSNDQNGSGSGYDFILESTDTSQVAPIVPVPIHVSRSLTGNGQDRGGMRIVFHNDNDAPVKLIYFESLPWFMRVYLSSLQITSTTSPQLQENDIILDKYYLQAADRKRPAHLEFTMLIPANTDIVFTYQFDKALLQFAEYPPDANHGFEIDAAVITVLSMESSSPLYEMRTSTLLLSLSTPDFSMPYNVIILTSTIMGLIFGMLYNLMVKRMVTVEVADKITLQSGLKYKLLKLKEKFLGKKKTKTD; from the coding sequence ATGACGATGATTGGCACACTGGTGTATTTCATGTTGAGCACTCTACTGCTGGGTGTGGTTGCAGAAGACACGGTGTCGCAGATTAGTATTAACGACAGTTTATGGTATCCGTACGACGAAACACTGGTGTTAAAGCCGCTGCCCAACAATGATCTGCTACTCTCATTTACGTTCCAATTGCAGTCGGAACCGTTCGATCCGGCCGTAGCATCGATCTCGTATGATGCGTATGAGCACTACACGACTTTCCCCCGAGCCATCCCACCTTTGTTGAAATCTACTGCCACGCGCCAGTTTCATTTAAGATTTACCAGAGGATTCTGGGATGCTCTGTCGTGGGGACAGTTGCCGCATGCTGGAAAAGAAGCAGGTGCCTCAGGTGTGGAATTGTGGTCACAAGTGCAGGCCATAGATCAGGAGCATGCATTCCATAATTGGAAGAAACTGGCCAATTCATTGAGCGGATTGTTCTGTTCTTCTCTAAATTTTATTGACGAGTCGAGGACGACCTTCCCCCGGCAGTCGTATATTTCTGATATCGCATCTcctcttttcaatgataCCGAGAAGTTGTACTTAATGCGTGCATCGTTGCCTAATGAGCCCATCTGTACCGAGAACTTAACTCCATTCATAAAACTATTACCCACTAGGGGCAATTCCGGTCTAACATCTCTGTTAGACGGTCATAAATTGTTTGATTCTCTATGGAACAGTATCTCTTTGGATGTTTCCACTATTTGTTCTGGAGATGAAGACGCTCTTTGTCACTACGAGATGGAGGCACACATAGAAATGGTAACACACGTTCCCTCCACCTTGGCGAGAAGTGAGAGACCTATCCCCAAACCTTTGGATGGGAACACATTGCGTTGTGACACGGATAAGCCCTTTGACTCTTACGAATGCTTCCCCCTACCGGAACCCTCAGAGACTCGCTTCAAGCTGTCTCAGCTGTTTGCAAGGCCAATAAACAACGGCAACTTGTTCGCTAATAGGCCCACAAAAATTTGTGCAGAAGTTGACCGTTCTACTTGGACTGCATTTTTGTCAGTTGATGATACGATCTTCAGTACACACGACAATTGCTTTGACTTATCCAACGATCAAAATGGGAGTGGTTCGGGCTACGACTTTATTTTAGAATCAACAGACACCAGTCAGGTTGCTCCCATAGTTCCTGTTCCCATTCACGTAAGCAGATCCCTGACTGGTAATGGTCAAGATCGTGGTGGGATGCGTATTGTATTCCATAACGACAATGATGCCCCTGTAAAGTTGATTTATTTCGAATCGTTGCCATGGTTCATGAGAGTTTACTTATCCTCACTCCAAATTACTTCTACTACCTCTCCACAGTTGCAAGAAAACGATATCATCTTAGATAAATACTATTTACAAGCAGCCGACAGAAAAAGACCTGCCCATTTGGAGTTCACGATGTTAATTCCAGCCAATACGGACATTGTCTTTACTTATCAATTTGATAAAGCCCTTCTCCAATTTGCCGAGTATCCACCAGATGCCAACCACGGTTTCGAAATTGATGCAGCCGTCATCACTGTGCTATCTATGGAATCCTCATCGCCTCTTTATGAAATGAGAACATCAACCCTGTTGTTATCCCTGTCTACACCGGATTTTAGTATGCCGTATAACGTCATCATCCTAACATCTACAATCATGGGGCTCATATTCGGTATGCTGTACAATTTGATGGTGAAGAGAATGGTCACTGTCGAAGTAGCCGATAAAATTACGTTGCAATCTGGCTTAAAATAcaaattattgaagttaaaggaaaagttcttaggaaagaaaaagactaAAACGGACTAA
- the PTH1 gene encoding aminoacyl-tRNA hydrolase (One of two mitochondrially-localized peptidyl-tRNA hydrolases~similar to YHR189W) has protein sequence MCRKWRLVLTGIGNPEPQYAGTRHNVGLYMLELLRKRLGLQDRTYSPVPNTGGKVHYIEDEHCTILRSDGQYMNLSGEQVCKVWARYAKYQAQHVVIHDELSVACGKVQLRAPSTSIRGHNGLRSLLKCSGGRVPFAKLAVGIGREPGSHSRDPESVSRWVLGALTPQELQTLLTQSEPAAWRALTQYIS, from the coding sequence ATGTGTCGTAAGTGGAGACTAGTGCTGACTGGGATAGGCAATCCGGAACCGCAGTACGCTGGTACGCGTCACAATGTAGGGCTATATATGTTGGAGCTGCTGCGAAAGCGGCTTGGTCTACAGGACAGAACTTACTCCCCTGTGCCTAATACGGGTGGCAAAGTACATTACATAGAAGATGAGCACTGTACGATACTAAGATCGGATGGTCAGTACATGAATCTGAGTGGAGAACAGGTGTGCAAGGTCTGGGCCCGGTACGCCAAGTACCAAGCTCAACACGTAGTTATTCATGACGAATTAAGCGTGGCATGTGGAAAAGTGCAGTTGAGAGCCCCCAGCACCAGTATTAGGGGCCATAATGGCTTACGAAGCCTGTTGAAATGTAGTGGCGGCCGTGTACCTTTTGCCAAATTGGCTGTCGGGATCGGCAGAGAACCGGGGTCTCACTCTAGAGACCCTGAGAGTGTGTCCCGGTGGGTTCTGGGAGCTCTAACTCCGCAGGAACTACAAACGTTGCTTACGCAGAGTGAACCTGCTGCCTGGCGTGCCCTAACTCAGTACATATCATAG
- the ERG9 gene encoding bifunctional farnesyl-diphosphate farnesyltransferase/squalene synthase (Farnesyl-diphosphate farnesyl transferase (squalene synthase)~similar to YHR190W), which yields MGKLLQLALHPIELKAALKLKFCRTPLFSIYDQSTSPYLLHCFELLNLTSRSFAAVIRELHPELRNCVTLFYLILRALDTIEDDMSIEHDLKIDLLRHFHEKLLLTKWSFDGNAPDVKDRAVLTDFESILIEFHKLKPEYQDVIKEITEKMGNGMADYILDENYNLNGLQTVHDYDVYCHYVAGLVGDGLTRLIVIARFANESLYSNGQLYESMGLFLQKTNIIRDYNEDLVDGRSFWPKEIWSQYAPQLKDFMKPENEQLGLDCINHLVLNALGHVIDVLTYLASIHEQSTFQFCAIPQVMAIATLALVFNNREVLHGNVKIRKGTTCYLILKSRTLRGCVEIFDYYLRDIKSKLAVQDPNFLKLNIQISKIEQFMEEMYQDKLPPNVKPNETPIFLKVKERSRYDDELVPTQQEEEYKFNMVLSIILSVLLGFYYIYTLHRA from the coding sequence ATGGGGAAGTTATTACAATTGGCATTACATCCGATCGAGTTGAAAGCAGCTTTAAAACTGAAATTTTGTAGAACACCGCTATTTTCCATTTATGATCAATCCACTTCTCCGTATCTCTTGCACTGTTTTGAGCTGTTAAACCTGACTTCCAGATCCTTCGCGGCTGTGATCAGGGAGCTGCATCCAGAGTTGAGAAACTGTGTTACTCTCTTTTATCTGATTTTGAGGGCTTTGGACACCATCGAAGACGACATGTCCATTGAACAcgatttgaaaattgacTTGTTGCGTCATTTCCACGAGAAATTGTTGTTAACCAAATGGAGTTTTGATGGAAATGCCCCAGATGTAAAAGACAGAGCCGTTTTGACAGATTTCGAATCAATTCTAATTGAATTCCACAAATTGAAACCAGAATACCAGGACGTCATCAAAGAGATCACCGAAAAAATGGGTAATGGTATGGCCGACTACATCTTGGACGAAAACTACAATTTGAATGGGTTGCAAACCGTCCATGACTACGACGTCTACTGTCACTACGTGGCTGGTTTGGTCGGTGATGGTTTGACCCGTTTGATTGTCATTGCCAGGTTTGCCAACGAGTCTTTGTATTCCAACGGGCAATTGTATGAAAGCATGGGtcttttcttgcaaaagACTAACATCATCAGAGACTACAATGAAGATTTGGTCGATGGTAGATCTTTCTGGCCCAAGGAAATCTGGTCTCAATACGCTCCTCAATTGAAGGACTTCATGAAACCTGAAAACGAGCAATTGGGTTTAGACTGTATAAACCATCTCGTCTTAAATGCATTGGGTCATGTTATTGATGTGTTGACCTATTTAGCCAGTATTCACGAACAATCCACTTTCCAATTTTGTGCCATTCCACAAGTCATGGCCATTGCTACTTTGGCTCTGGTTTTCAACAACCGCGAAGTGCTACATGGCAATGTTAAGATTCGTAAAGGTACCACTTGttatttaattttgaaatcaagGACTTTACGTGGCTGCGTCGAAATTTTTGACTATTATTTACGTGACATTAAATCCAAATTGGCCGTGCAAGATCCAAATTTCTTAAAATTGAACATTCAAATCTCCAAGATTGAGCAATTTATGGAAGAAATGTATCAAGATAAATTACCTCCTAACGTGAAACCGAATGAAACtccaattttcttgaaagtcAAGGAAAGATCCAGATACGATGATGAATTGGTCCCAACCCAACAGGAAGAAGAGTACAAGTTCAATATGGTTTTGTCTATTATCTTGTCCGTTCTTCTTGggttttattatatatacactTTACACAGAGCGTAA
- the CTF8 gene encoding Ctf8p (Subunit of a complex with Ctf18p~similar to YHR191C), translating into MPSVDIDATQWQKLTQSREKQATVITPLGMMVLEIQGELKLPKDFASLAKKDSQHDGRFSEQGGQTIIRFGSLQIDGERATLFVGKKQRLLGKVTKLDVPMGIMHFNSKDNKVELVDVMKYKITFKDRPLPIM; encoded by the coding sequence ATGCCTAGTGTGGACATAGATGCTACTCAATGGCAAAAGTTGACGCAGTCACGAGAAAAGCAAGCCACAGTGATAACACCGCTGGGGATGATGGTGCTGGAGATTCAAGGTGAACTGAAGTTACCTAAGGATTTTGCATCGCTGGCAAAGAAAGATTCTCAACATGATGGAAGATTTAGCGAACAAGGAGGCCAAACTATAATACGGTTTGGGTCGCTACAGATTGATGGAGAAAGGGCCACATTGTTTGTCGGGAAGAAACAGCGTTTATTGGGGAAGGTGACAAAGCTAGATGTACCGATGGGTATAATGCATTTCAATTCGAAAGATAATAAGGTCGAATTAGTTGATGTAatgaaatataaaattaCCTTTAAAGATAGGCCTCTACCTATTATGTAA